In one Nicotiana tomentosiformis chromosome 6, ASM39032v3, whole genome shotgun sequence genomic region, the following are encoded:
- the LOC104121074 gene encoding peroxidase 27-like has product MATFKFLSFLILQIFCILEVANCQGVEVGFYKKTCPNVEAIVKQTTAHYISRAPTLAAPLLRMHFHDCFVRGCDGSVLLNSTKGNQAEKDAIPNQSLRGFQVIDAAKSALEKECPGIVSCSDILALAARDAVELINGPTWAVPLGRRDGRVSILSDALKNLPTPFDNFTTLKTTFGSLGLNVKDLVVLSGGHTIGMSHCFSFSSRLYNFTGKGDMDPNMDQNYIGRLKIKCKPGDVTTIVEMDPGSFKSFDTDYYTMVSKRRGLFTSDAALLTDSQTKAYVLSQVNPYGSTFFKDFGESMIKMGKIGVLTGKAGEIRKHCAFRN; this is encoded by the exons ATGGCAACATTTAAGTTTCTTTCATttctcattcttcaaattttttgCATATTGGAGGTTGCTAATTGTCAAGGTGTAGAAGTAGGGTTCTATAAGAAAACATGTCCAAATGTAGAGGCAATTGTCAAACAAACAACAGCTCACTACATTTCTCGCGCTCCTACTCTAGCTGCCCCTTTATTGAGAATGCATTTTCACGATTGTTTTGTTAGG GGGTGTGATGGTTCGGTACTACTGAATTCAACAAAAGGTAATCAAGCAGAGAAAGATGCAATTCCAAATCAAAGCCTGAGGGGATTCCAAGTAATTGATGCTGCTAAATCTGCTTTAGAGAAAGAGTGTCCTGGCATTGTATCTTGCTCTGATATTTTAGCCTTAGCAGCCCGTGATGCTGTTGAACTG ATTAATGGACCAACTTGGGCAGTTCCCTTGGGAAGAAGAGATGGGAGAGTTTCAATACTCTCAGATGCCTTAAAAAATTTGCCAACTCCTTTTGATAACTTTACTACTCTTAAAACAACATTTGGCTCCTTGGGCTTAAATGTCAAAGACCTTGTTGTTTTATCAG GAGGACACACTATTGGAATGTCACATTGTTTTTCCTTCTCAAGCCGTTTGTACAATTTCACTGGCAAAGGTGACATGGACCCGAACATGGATCAGAACTACATAGGTCGTTTGAAAATCAAATGTAAGCCAGGAGATGTGACCACCATTGTTGAAATGGACCCTGGAAGTTTCAAGAGTTTTGACACAGATTATTACACTATGGTTAGCAAAAGAAGAGGGTTATTCACATCTGATGCAGCTCTTCTCACTGATAGTCAAACAAAAGCTTATGTTTTGTCTCAAGTAAATCCCTATGGATCCACTTTCTTCAAAGATTTTGGAGAATCAATGATAAAAATGGGCAAAATTGGAGTTCTTACTGGTAAAGCAGGTGAAATCAGAAAGCATTGTGCCTTCCGAAACTAA